In Bacillus sp. Marseille-Q1617, a genomic segment contains:
- a CDS encoding IS4 family transposase: MSKSIGQRMLICQCLSQLPTEDLQCPLLDYGKKLTTEALLRIGVAAHLDQMSSYSHIEEKIRAYTDLMKLLNVNGISGSQISRRINDLSTEVVQSVFIKVMAKVRHYTRKQNGISNAIGRLNIVDSTEFRLPENMCDWAFISKGHNAVKMHTRLVVTSKNTVFPDKIVPSTGNVTDFESSDVIIEEANATYVMDRGYGSKKNLMDWLDKEIDFVARIGKNLVLYTLEEREPTHSSVLKDETVNFGISNEPVRYIEFVDEKNQVYRILTTRFDLTDVEILEIYKNRWLIELFFKWIKGHLKMKKIWSTKPQGIWNHMFLALIAYGLSLLIKLQLNSTKTAWNFFRVLQIYLFQPADRILNELNRRKKPSKGRQKVQKPLGKKNLFFGDTGIVMVKEKKTKKK, translated from the coding sequence ATGAGTAAAAGTATAGGTCAAAGAATGTTAATTTGTCAATGTTTATCCCAACTTCCTACGGAAGATTTACAATGTCCTCTTCTTGATTATGGAAAGAAGCTGACTACCGAAGCCCTATTAAGGATAGGTGTGGCTGCGCACCTGGATCAGATGAGTTCGTATTCTCATATTGAAGAAAAGATCCGAGCGTATACCGATCTAATGAAACTATTGAATGTCAACGGGATTAGTGGCTCTCAAATAAGCCGGCGGATCAACGATCTTTCTACCGAGGTAGTACAAAGTGTTTTTATCAAAGTAATGGCTAAAGTTCGTCACTACACTCGGAAGCAAAACGGTATTTCGAATGCGATTGGACGTTTGAACATCGTGGATTCTACAGAATTTCGGTTACCTGAAAACATGTGTGACTGGGCCTTTATTTCAAAGGGCCATAATGCTGTTAAAATGCATACACGATTGGTTGTCACTTCCAAAAATACAGTGTTTCCAGATAAAATCGTCCCTTCAACGGGTAATGTGACAGACTTTGAAAGCTCAGATGTCATCATTGAAGAGGCTAACGCTACCTATGTCATGGATAGAGGGTATGGATCGAAGAAAAACTTGATGGACTGGTTGGACAAAGAAATTGATTTTGTTGCCCGTATTGGAAAGAACTTAGTTCTTTACACATTGGAAGAACGAGAACCAACTCACTCGTCTGTTCTAAAAGACGAGACCGTTAATTTTGGTATTTCAAATGAACCCGTTCGCTACATTGAGTTTGTCGATGAAAAGAATCAAGTATATCGGATTTTGACCACTCGCTTTGATTTAACGGATGTGGAAATCCTCGAAATCTACAAAAACCGATGGTTGATTGAACTCTTCTTCAAATGGATAAAGGGTCATCTCAAGATGAAAAAGATATGGAGTACCAAACCGCAAGGTATCTGGAATCACATGTTTCTAGCACTAATCGCATACGGGCTATCACTGTTAATCAAGCTTCAACTGAACTCAACGAAGACGGCATGGAACTTCTTTCGAGTCTTACAGATTTATTTATTCCAACCGGCAGACAGAATCTTGAATGAGTTAAACCGAAGGAAGAAACCATCCAAAGGAAGGCAGAAAGTGCAAAAACCTCTGGGGAAAAAGAATCTGTTTTTTGGTGATACTGGGATTGTGATGGTGAAAGAAAAGAAAACGAAGAAGAAATAA
- a CDS encoding ParM/StbA family protein produces the protein MTNSRIAAIDVGNDSLKGIFGKLDSELNIPNVIARDIEDRPIIGIEELDKQDPLDGIHIRVHSPALQDNNAIYRVGNLATKSNNSTELDPGSSKSEEDQTLIMLFASLALDAAEQDSLFKKNNNVIEANYTLGTGLPLREVKEGKDVGYRSKLLGSVHQVEFLVTPRHQGIKVNIKFDEVKVYPEGFAAFINLVMDNNGNIINKDLIDKRILIQDIGGLSTDIAVIKNRKVDDDKAQGFNLGVSESLELIREEIRSKYGIELDSRRDVVEIITKKNDRNHIMVKGSRTSVHEIVDRILVELAKKQYRHLRNMWQKNSQTEICYFIGGGSSVLKEYIKTLNNNLDGYNIDFFEDENESIWMMANAYYKLIADFSRKNQQQNQKKEDEKKLAKTK, from the coding sequence TTGACGAACTCTCGAATTGCTGCAATTGATGTAGGTAATGATTCCCTTAAAGGTATTTTTGGAAAATTGGACAGCGAACTGAATATCCCCAATGTGATTGCAAGGGACATTGAAGATCGTCCGATTATCGGGATCGAGGAACTGGACAAGCAAGACCCTCTAGATGGAATACATATCCGCGTCCACTCCCCTGCCCTGCAGGATAACAATGCTATTTACCGTGTAGGTAATCTGGCAACGAAAAGCAATAACTCCACTGAATTGGATCCGGGGAGCAGTAAATCCGAAGAAGACCAAACACTGATCATGCTGTTTGCTTCATTGGCACTTGATGCTGCTGAACAGGATTCACTATTTAAAAAGAATAATAATGTCATAGAAGCGAACTATACGCTCGGTACAGGTCTTCCCCTTCGTGAAGTAAAGGAAGGTAAAGATGTCGGCTACCGTTCGAAGCTTCTTGGATCTGTCCACCAGGTTGAATTCCTTGTGACACCGCGCCACCAAGGCATCAAGGTGAATATTAAGTTTGATGAAGTGAAGGTGTATCCTGAAGGATTCGCGGCGTTCATCAATCTTGTGATGGACAATAACGGTAATATCATCAATAAGGACCTGATCGATAAGCGCATCCTAATCCAGGATATCGGCGGACTTTCAACTGATATCGCCGTGATCAAGAATCGTAAAGTGGATGATGACAAAGCACAGGGCTTCAACCTCGGTGTGTCTGAATCGCTTGAATTGATCCGTGAAGAAATCCGTTCGAAATACGGCATCGAGCTCGACAGCCGCCGTGACGTGGTGGAAATCATCACGAAGAAAAATGACCGCAACCACATCATGGTCAAAGGAAGCCGTACAAGCGTGCATGAAATCGTCGACCGTATCCTTGTGGAACTTGCGAAGAAGCAGTACCGCCACCTCCGCAATATGTGGCAGAAGAACTCACAGACGGAAATCTGCTACTTCATCGGCGGCGGATCCAGCGTTCTTAAGGAATATATCAAGACGCTCAATAACAACCTGGACGGCTACAACATCGACTTCTTCGAAGACGAAAACGAAAGCATCTGGATGATGGCTAACGCGTACTACAAACTAATCGCTGATTTTTCAAGAAAGAACCAACAGCAGAACCAAAAGAAAGAAGACGAGAAAAAATTAGCGAAAACCAAATAG
- the gvpJ gene encoding gas vesicle protein GvpJ, whose translation MAIQKTTDSSSLAEVIDRILDKGIVIDAFARVSVVGIEILTVEARVVIASVDTWLRYAEAVGLLRDDVEENGLANQENERSSQFSI comes from the coding sequence ATGGCAATTCAAAAAACAACAGACAGTTCAAGTTTAGCAGAGGTAATTGACCGTATTCTCGACAAAGGTATCGTCATCGATGCGTTCGCAAGGGTATCAGTAGTCGGTATTGAAATATTAACAGTTGAAGCGAGAGTCGTAATCGCCAGCGTCGACACATGGTTACGTTATGCAGAGGCAGTTGGGCTGCTTCGTGATGATGTGGAAGAAAACGGCCTTGCAAATCAGGAAAATGAAAGAAGTTCACAATTTAGTATTTAA
- a CDS encoding GvpL/GvpF family gas vesicle protein, whose protein sequence is MSQENGIYVFCAIQTDKKEESFGSVELEGEKRDVFTITYKDAAMVAAEVPMKIYHPKKENLLMHQETVSKVMSENDTVIPISFGNVFQSKEDVEALLENLYPQFEKLFPAIKGKIEIGLKVIGKKEYLEKMVKENPEMVKMSSSVKGKSESAAYYDRIKLGGMAQKLFTSLQEEMKSEIFEPLEETAEAAKANEPSSETMLLNAAFLIDRDKEEAFDQKVNEAHEKWKDKVDFHYSGPWPAYNFVNIRLKVEEAG, encoded by the coding sequence ATGAGCCAAGAGAATGGAATTTATGTATTTTGCGCAATTCAGACAGATAAGAAGGAAGAATCGTTCGGGTCAGTGGAGTTAGAAGGAGAAAAGCGTGACGTCTTCACAATCACTTACAAAGATGCTGCGATGGTGGCGGCTGAAGTACCAATGAAGATCTATCATCCGAAGAAAGAAAATCTCTTGATGCATCAGGAAACGGTATCAAAAGTGATGAGCGAGAATGACACGGTCATTCCAATCAGCTTCGGTAACGTTTTTCAGAGCAAAGAGGATGTAGAGGCGCTGCTTGAAAATCTTTACCCTCAATTTGAAAAGCTCTTCCCGGCCATCAAAGGAAAAATTGAGATAGGTCTTAAAGTGATCGGTAAGAAAGAATATCTTGAAAAAATGGTAAAAGAAAATCCTGAAATGGTAAAAATGTCTTCTTCCGTGAAAGGTAAATCAGAATCCGCTGCTTATTATGACCGCATCAAACTTGGCGGCATGGCGCAAAAGCTCTTTACTTCCCTTCAAGAGGAAATGAAGAGTGAAATTTTCGAGCCCCTGGAAGAAACAGCCGAAGCTGCAAAAGCAAATGAGCCTTCGAGCGAAACGATGCTTCTCAACGCAGCATTCCTAATCGATCGCGATAAAGAAGAAGCATTCGATCAAAAAGTGAATGAAGCTCACGAAAAGTGGAAGGATAAGGTCGACTTTCATTACAGCGGACCATGGCCGGCGTATAACTTCGTCAACATCCGCTTAAAGGTAGAGGAAGCCGGATGA
- the gvpO gene encoding gas vesicle protein GvpO: MKIKEIMGNVSDFFNEHVAPVHKITSVEVREEEGWRVIVEVIEEKEYMKKYAKDEMLGTYEVLLDKDKEVISFKRLDIRYRSAIGQEM, translated from the coding sequence ATGAAGATCAAAGAAATCATGGGAAATGTATCCGATTTCTTCAATGAACACGTAGCTCCCGTCCATAAGATTACTTCAGTAGAAGTAAGGGAAGAGGAGGGCTGGCGTGTGATTGTGGAAGTAATTGAAGAAAAGGAATACATGAAGAAGTACGCCAAAGATGAAATGCTTGGCACGTATGAAGTCCTTCTTGATAAAGACAAGGAAGTCATATCGTTTAAACGCCTTGATATTCGTTACAGAAGTGCGATCGGACAGGAAATGTAG
- the gvpN gene encoding gas vesicle protein GvpN, whose amino-acid sequence MTVLRNSIKKDSRAIVQDEETEELMTRSLHYLKAGYPVHFTGPSGAGKTSFALALAKKRKRPVMLIHGNHELNNRDLIGDFTGYTSKKVVDQYIRSVYKKDESVTETWRDGRLLEAAKNGYTLVYDEFTRSQPTTNNIFLSILEEGVIPLYGTKLTEPFVKVHPDFSVIFTSNPAEYAGVYDTQDALLDRMITIPVDFMDSEREAMIVSEKADLVIEEARTITSIISSLREQCTKENEHGPSLRASLMIARLSIELDIPIDGENKEFQRLCIDIAGNSVKRGIEADNPREKAEQLIIDACVGMK is encoded by the coding sequence GTGACAGTCTTAAGGAACAGTATCAAAAAAGACAGCAGGGCCATCGTGCAGGATGAGGAAACGGAGGAATTGATGACTCGTTCGCTGCACTATCTTAAAGCTGGTTACCCTGTGCATTTTACAGGCCCCTCAGGAGCCGGGAAAACCTCCTTTGCGCTCGCTTTAGCCAAGAAAAGAAAGCGGCCCGTCATGCTCATACACGGAAATCATGAATTAAATAATAGAGATTTAATCGGTGACTTTACAGGCTATACAAGTAAAAAGGTTGTCGACCAGTATATACGCTCCGTTTATAAAAAGGATGAAAGCGTAACAGAGACCTGGAGGGACGGCCGGCTGCTCGAAGCGGCTAAAAATGGCTATACACTTGTTTATGATGAATTCACGAGGTCGCAGCCGACCACGAATAATATCTTTTTATCGATTTTAGAAGAGGGAGTCATCCCTTTATACGGAACGAAATTAACGGAACCGTTTGTGAAGGTCCATCCGGATTTTTCAGTGATTTTCACCAGTAACCCGGCAGAGTATGCAGGGGTTTATGATACCCAGGATGCCCTGTTGGATAGGATGATCACCATCCCGGTCGATTTCATGGACAGTGAACGTGAAGCGATGATCGTATCGGAGAAAGCGGACCTGGTGATTGAAGAAGCCCGGACCATTACGTCGATCATTTCTTCATTAAGAGAACAATGTACAAAGGAAAACGAACACGGACCAAGCTTGCGTGCATCCCTGATGATTGCAAGGCTATCCATTGAATTAGACATTCCCATAGACGGTGAAAACAAAGAGTTTCAGCGCCTATGTATTGATATAGCAGGTAACAGCGTGAAACGCGGCATTGAAGCCGATAATCCCAGAGAAAAAGCGGAACAATTGATCATAGATGCATGCGTAGGCATGAAGTGA
- a CDS encoding uracil/xanthine transporter produces MKQLSAAETAFSSVQWLFFIFANTVVVPISVGMAFDLPSHEIAVILRSSLIFTGIACMLQGLIGHKYPLMEGHSGVMWGVVLNLAAAAPALGMSLTSVGGGIATGMLLSGAAVLILWALRLLSLIQRIFTPMVMSVYLFLLTFQLILIFFKGMLTISEDGSLVLPVSLFSISIAVLVSLLKIKGTPFLSNFSILIGMVAGWIGYLLLFPSESEASATSGESFFILFPFGTPNLNAGIVFITFLASLMNLSNTLASVQAASQLFGESPVEKRVHRSYVLSGMYSIVGALSGLVSYAPFASSVGFLESTRIFRIRPFLIGGAIMSLLGIVPFLGGILATLPITVGNAILFTAYLQLFGTSLKSLQGRVFNSVTIYRLAAPVLVGISIMNMDPRLFTSLPVFVQPIVSNGFIVGVLVSIVLEKMVNWEKEEEMNQTESA; encoded by the coding sequence ATGAAACAATTATCAGCTGCCGAAACGGCATTCTCATCGGTGCAATGGCTGTTTTTTATATTTGCCAATACAGTGGTGGTCCCTATTTCTGTAGGGATGGCCTTTGATCTGCCATCTCATGAAATTGCCGTGATCCTCAGAAGTTCGCTCATCTTCACCGGGATTGCCTGTATGCTGCAGGGACTGATCGGCCATAAGTATCCGCTGATGGAAGGTCATTCAGGGGTCATGTGGGGAGTCGTGCTCAACCTGGCAGCAGCGGCACCTGCACTTGGAATGAGCCTGACATCGGTCGGCGGAGGAATTGCGACCGGGATGCTGCTGTCCGGAGCAGCGGTCCTGATCCTGTGGGCACTTCGACTTCTGTCCTTGATTCAAAGGATTTTTACACCGATGGTGATGAGCGTCTATTTATTCCTGTTGACCTTTCAGCTGATTCTGATCTTTTTTAAAGGGATGCTGACCATTTCAGAGGATGGAAGTTTGGTGCTTCCGGTCAGCTTGTTTTCCATTTCGATTGCGGTACTGGTCAGTCTTTTGAAAATAAAGGGGACGCCCTTTCTGAGTAATTTCTCGATTTTGATCGGGATGGTGGCGGGCTGGATTGGCTATCTTCTGTTATTTCCATCAGAATCGGAAGCCAGTGCAACAAGCGGGGAGTCTTTTTTTATTTTGTTTCCTTTCGGTACACCCAACCTGAATGCAGGTATCGTCTTCATCACATTTTTGGCAAGTTTGATGAACCTCAGTAATACGCTTGCTTCGGTGCAGGCTGCATCACAACTTTTCGGGGAATCGCCGGTTGAGAAGAGGGTCCACCGCTCATATGTATTATCCGGCATGTATTCAATCGTCGGCGCCTTGTCCGGTCTGGTATCTTATGCACCATTCGCATCTTCGGTCGGATTCCTGGAAAGCACGAGGATCTTCCGTATAAGGCCGTTTCTTATCGGCGGGGCCATTATGTCTCTTTTAGGGATTGTACCGTTCCTGGGGGGCATTCTGGCCACTCTGCCGATCACTGTCGGCAATGCTATCCTGTTTACCGCTTATCTGCAGCTATTCGGCACTTCGTTGAAGAGCCTGCAGGGAAGGGTGTTTAACTCTGTGACCATTTACCGGCTGGCTGCACCCGTTCTCGTCGGGATCTCAATCATGAATATGGATCCCCGGCTATTCACCAGTCTTCCGGTCTTTGTTCAGCCGATCGTGTCCAACGGCTTCATCGTGGGCGTCCTCGTCTCGATTGTCTTGGAAAAGATGGTGAATTGGGAAAAGGAAGAGGAAATGAATCAAACAGAATCGGCATGA
- a CDS encoding DUF488 domain-containing protein yields the protein MPVKIKRAYENKSEQDGVRILVDRLWPRGKSKEELDIDHWMKQAAPSPELRKWFDHDPDKFDEFKGKYKDELHNDEDKQKAMEELKRIVKEENKEVSLIYGAKDEKHNHAIVLKEILDRQQV from the coding sequence ATGCCGGTAAAAATAAAACGAGCATACGAAAATAAATCGGAACAGGACGGGGTCCGGATTCTTGTCGACAGACTGTGGCCGCGTGGAAAGTCCAAGGAAGAACTGGACATCGATCACTGGATGAAACAAGCGGCACCCTCCCCCGAATTGCGAAAATGGTTTGATCACGATCCCGATAAATTTGATGAGTTTAAAGGGAAGTATAAAGACGAACTGCATAACGATGAAGACAAACAAAAAGCTATGGAAGAGCTGAAAAGGATTGTGAAGGAAGAAAATAAGGAAGTCAGCCTGATTTACGGAGCAAAGGATGAGAAGCATAACCATGCCATTGTTTTAAAAGAAATCCTTGATCGGCAGCAGGTGTAA
- a CDS encoding gas vesicle protein GvpG has product MIHKLVSAPINMVIKVGEKVKEEADKELYDLPTIQQKLIQLQMMYELGEIPEEAFQEKEDELLARYEIAKQREMEQWEELTKKKE; this is encoded by the coding sequence ATGATCCATAAGTTGGTCAGTGCGCCAATTAATATGGTCATTAAAGTCGGTGAAAAGGTTAAAGAAGAAGCAGATAAAGAATTATACGACCTTCCTACCATTCAGCAAAAGCTGATTCAGCTTCAAATGATGTATGAGCTTGGTGAAATCCCTGAGGAAGCCTTTCAGGAAAAAGAAGACGAATTGCTGGCACGATATGAAATCGCGAAGCAGCGTGAGATGGAGCAATGGGAAGAATTGACGAAGAAGAAAGAATGA
- the gvpA gene encoding gas vesicle structural protein GvpA — MSIQKSTDSSSLAEVIDRILDKGIVIDAFARVSLVGIEILTVEARVVIASVDTWLRYAEAVGLLRDEVEEEGLARQENDRNKQFSI, encoded by the coding sequence ATGAGTATTCAAAAGAGTACGGATAGTTCCAGTCTCGCTGAAGTAATTGACAGGATTTTGGATAAAGGGATCGTAATCGATGCCTTTGCAAGGGTATCCCTTGTGGGTATTGAAATCCTCACAGTCGAAGCAAGAGTAGTCATTGCAAGCGTGGACACTTGGCTGCGCTATGCTGAAGCAGTCGGCCTCCTCCGCGATGAGGTTGAAGAAGAAGGGCTTGCCAGACAGGAAAATGATAGAAACAAACAATTCAGCATTTAA
- a CDS encoding M14 family metallopeptidase, producing the protein MNERKGYFPADYEQSRHTFRGHLEKIKEKWPQAELKTTSIGKEEDNTIDMIASGATESNDQVLFFTTGEHGIEGYAGAAMIHLFTEEYLHRVDPSTTGICFIHALNPWGMRNFRRVTENNVDLNRNYLYNRSNVPEDVNKYYEKESELFLPDGKITDLSKEKMKLQSQLVKALAEEGYSAIKEAKGMGQFEFERGVYYGGEKEEETSIFLKKLQNQLLSEYPRVIHMDWHTALGPSNEITMVVSSEDERGEEELKAKYDLKNIQKFTPKKVKGDSTNHFHKLKNEKYPANYLFSALFEFGTFGTGKKAELREFMTIVLENRLYWEGAENPDDREWILAEFREMFYPLNDEWKKSVLEEGRLGIESVLGEERILTAE; encoded by the coding sequence ATGAACGAAAGAAAAGGATACTTTCCCGCTGACTATGAACAATCGAGACATACATTTCGCGGGCATCTGGAAAAAATCAAAGAAAAGTGGCCTCAAGCAGAGTTGAAGACCACTTCCATCGGAAAGGAGGAAGATAATACAATCGATATGATTGCTTCGGGAGCAACAGAGTCGAATGATCAAGTCCTCTTCTTCACGACTGGCGAACATGGAATAGAAGGATACGCAGGCGCTGCAATGATTCACCTGTTTACCGAGGAATACCTGCACCGCGTCGATCCTTCCACTACGGGTATTTGCTTTATACACGCCCTTAATCCTTGGGGGATGAGAAACTTCAGGCGGGTGACCGAAAATAATGTCGACCTAAATCGAAATTACTTATATAACCGTTCCAATGTACCCGAAGATGTCAACAAGTACTACGAAAAGGAAAGTGAACTCTTCCTGCCCGACGGAAAGATCACAGACCTGTCGAAAGAGAAGATGAAACTGCAGTCCCAGCTGGTCAAGGCCCTGGCGGAAGAAGGATACAGCGCCATCAAAGAAGCGAAAGGGATGGGGCAGTTTGAGTTTGAACGCGGTGTCTATTATGGAGGCGAAAAAGAGGAAGAAACGTCAATTTTCCTGAAAAAGTTACAAAATCAGCTATTATCCGAGTATCCCCGCGTCATTCATATGGACTGGCACACCGCCCTCGGACCTTCAAATGAGATCACCATGGTCGTCTCCTCTGAAGATGAACGGGGAGAAGAGGAACTAAAAGCAAAGTATGACTTGAAAAACATCCAGAAATTTACACCTAAAAAGGTGAAAGGTGATTCTACCAACCACTTTCATAAACTGAAGAACGAGAAATATCCAGCAAATTATTTGTTCTCTGCCCTCTTCGAATTCGGTACATTCGGTACAGGTAAAAAAGCTGAATTAAGAGAGTTCATGACCATCGTCCTTGAAAACCGGCTCTATTGGGAAGGAGCGGAAAACCCGGATGACAGGGAGTGGATCCTCGCCGAGTTCAGGGAGATGTTCTACCCCCTTAATGACGAATGGAAGAAGTCCGTCTTGGAAGAAGGACGCCTCGGTATCGAATCTGTTCTTGGAGAAGAAAGAATCTTAACGGCAGAATAA
- the gvpQ gene encoding gas vesicle protein GvpQ: MGKSAAQKAAGKMAETIVEYTPEPVKDKVKDKVKEKAKEKFVEGVQDKVEGGIQSKANEAAEKLQKAKDKNAENVHTKAEEAKEKVQEVLLSVREKLGNAKEAGEEFQDKISSSKKDKTKLKSVSDIKGVSDIKSSMNIKSSTDIKSSTNIKSSTDIKTISSR; encoded by the coding sequence ATGGGTAAGTCAGCAGCACAAAAAGCAGCCGGTAAGATGGCTGAAACAATCGTCGAGTACACCCCGGAACCGGTCAAGGACAAGGTAAAAGACAAGGTGAAGGAAAAAGCCAAGGAAAAATTTGTGGAAGGCGTCCAGGACAAAGTTGAAGGCGGTATTCAATCAAAAGCCAATGAGGCTGCTGAAAAGCTTCAAAAAGCGAAGGATAAAAATGCAGAAAATGTTCACACGAAAGCGGAGGAAGCGAAGGAAAAAGTACAGGAAGTTCTGCTTTCAGTCCGCGAGAAGTTAGGAAATGCCAAGGAAGCCGGTGAAGAATTTCAAGATAAAATCTCTTCATCGAAAAAAGACAAGACCAAATTGAAAAGTGTCTCGGACATCAAGGGAGTAAGTGATATCAAGAGTTCCATGAACATCAAGAGTTCCACGGATATCAAAAGCTCCACCAACATTAAATCGTCGACTGACATCAAAACGATCAGTTCAAGGTAA
- a CDS encoding APC family permease yields MSDSNYKKDSITLTGAVGLGTGVMISAGIFALLGQVAELSGAWFPLIFIAGGMVTGFSAYSYVKMSNQYPSAGGIGMYLVKAYGKGTLTASAALLMAFSMVINQSLVARTFGTYTLQLVDGKQSDYLIPLLGVGLLTFAFLVNISGNSFIQTFTGIASLIKIAGLAVFAIAGLWVAGFAFEPAEGGANPPDPSIASYVAAVALTILSFKGFTTITNSGSEIKKPKKNVGRAITISILISLVVYLLLAWAVSSNLSLTEIIKAKDYSLAEAARPAFGDMGLWFTVIIAIIATITGIIASVFAVSRMLAMLTDMKLIPHKHFGMPGSIQKHTLVYTIVAAMLLTIFFDLSRIASMGAILYLVMDMMVHWGVFKHLRNKVKANPAIVLTALVLDGIVLAAFIWVKAQSDLLVVGVSIVFMILIFTGEHFFLKNHGPEEDSDTEHDH; encoded by the coding sequence ATGTCTGATTCGAATTATAAAAAAGACAGCATCACCCTGACCGGGGCAGTCGGGCTCGGCACCGGGGTCATGATCAGTGCAGGGATCTTCGCCCTGCTCGGGCAGGTGGCTGAGCTTTCAGGTGCCTGGTTCCCGCTTATATTTATTGCCGGGGGAATGGTGACCGGCTTCAGTGCGTATTCCTATGTGAAAATGAGTAACCAATACCCCTCAGCCGGAGGGATCGGGATGTATTTGGTGAAAGCTTACGGGAAGGGGACGCTGACCGCATCCGCCGCGCTGCTGATGGCCTTTTCAATGGTCATCAACCAAAGTCTCGTGGCAAGGACATTCGGTACCTACACCCTTCAGCTGGTGGATGGAAAGCAGTCTGATTACCTCATTCCCTTATTGGGTGTCGGCTTATTGACGTTTGCATTCCTGGTGAATATATCAGGAAACAGCTTTATCCAGACCTTCACCGGCATCGCTTCACTCATAAAAATTGCCGGACTGGCCGTGTTCGCAATCGCCGGTTTATGGGTGGCCGGTTTTGCTTTTGAGCCTGCCGAAGGGGGAGCGAATCCGCCAGACCCTTCAATAGCCAGTTATGTCGCTGCAGTCGCACTGACGATCCTGTCATTCAAAGGATTCACCACGATCACCAACAGTGGATCGGAAATCAAGAAGCCTAAGAAAAACGTCGGCAGGGCAATCACAATTTCCATTTTGATCAGCCTTGTTGTTTACCTGCTGCTTGCATGGGCTGTTTCAAGTAATTTATCCCTTACCGAAATCATCAAAGCGAAAGATTATTCCCTTGCTGAAGCAGCCAGGCCGGCATTCGGCGATATGGGGCTCTGGTTTACCGTCATCATCGCAATCATCGCGACGATCACCGGTATCATTGCCAGCGTGTTCGCCGTTTCCCGCATGCTTGCCATGCTGACGGATATGAAATTGATCCCCCACAAGCATTTTGGCATGCCTGGATCGATTCAAAAGCATACGCTGGTCTACACCATTGTGGCTGCGATGCTCCTGACGATCTTCTTTGATTTAAGCAGGATTGCATCCATGGGTGCGATCCTCTACCTGGTTATGGATATGATGGTCCACTGGGGCGTGTTCAAGCATCTCAGAAACAAAGTAAAGGCGAATCCGGCCATCGTCCTGACCGCCCTCGTGCTAGATGGCATCGTCCTGGCAGCCTTCATATGGGTAAAAGCACAATCCGACTTGCTCGTTGTCGGTGTCTCCATAGTCTTCATGATCCTGATTTTTACCGGAGAACATTTCTTCCTTAAAAATCATGGACCAGAGGAAGATTCCGACACGGAACACGATCATTAA
- the gvpT gene encoding GvpT/GvpP family gas vesicle accessory protein, whose translation MAEKEKQEKQNQEEQNQQDQTNQTESKDGGRSNMNVNYAIIGGVVGAGVGLLSHPGTGKKIAGSLGKSEVVRIAGNELRRTAQEFITEQAMITLRQTAAGYVSKYENGLLPFNKKKEEEKAQEEQEETSSSAQNDEIEEIKEENKNLNERLERIEEMLSSLVESKK comes from the coding sequence ATGGCAGAAAAAGAAAAGCAGGAAAAACAAAATCAGGAAGAACAAAATCAGCAAGATCAAACCAACCAAACTGAATCAAAAGACGGCGGGCGTTCAAATATGAACGTGAATTACGCCATCATCGGCGGAGTTGTCGGTGCAGGTGTCGGGCTGCTCAGTCATCCCGGCACCGGAAAAAAGATTGCCGGCAGCCTGGGTAAATCCGAAGTCGTTCGCATCGCAGGGAACGAACTGCGCAGAACGGCCCAGGAGTTCATTACGGAACAGGCCATGATCACATTAAGGCAGACGGCTGCGGGATATGTAAGTAAATATGAAAATGGGCTATTGCCATTCAATAAGAAAAAGGAAGAGGAGAAAGCCCAAGAAGAGCAGGAAGAAACTTCGTCTTCTGCGCAAAACGATGAAATTGAAGAAATCAAAGAAGAAAACAAGAATCTGAATGAGCGATTGGAACGCATCGAAGAAATGCTCAGCAGCCTTGTGGAGTCAAAAAAATAA